The proteins below are encoded in one region of Rhizobium sp. 9140:
- the sufC gene encoding Fe-S cluster assembly ATPase SufC — protein MLEIRNLHARIAEDGTEIIRGLNLTVKAGEVAAIMGPNGSGKSTLSYILSGREDYEVTEGDILYNGESILELDASERAAKGIFLAFQYPVEIPGVATMQFLKVAMNEQRKYRGEDELKTPDFIRRVKEAAAELKINPDMLKRPLNVGFSGGEKKRAEILQMALLAPNLCILDETDSGLDIDALKIVSDGVNALRSPDRAVIVITHYQRLLEYIVPDTVHVLYKGQVIKTGDKSLALDLEANGYADIIGAAA, from the coding sequence ATGCTTGAAATCAGAAACCTCCATGCCCGGATCGCCGAGGATGGTACCGAGATCATTCGCGGATTGAACCTGACCGTGAAGGCTGGCGAAGTCGCAGCGATCATGGGGCCGAACGGTTCCGGGAAATCGACGCTGTCGTATATTCTCTCGGGCCGCGAAGACTATGAGGTCACCGAGGGTGACATTCTCTACAATGGTGAAAGCATTCTCGAGCTGGACGCGTCGGAGCGGGCGGCGAAAGGTATCTTTCTTGCCTTCCAGTACCCGGTCGAAATTCCGGGCGTTGCCACCATGCAGTTCCTGAAGGTGGCGATGAACGAGCAGCGGAAGTATCGCGGCGAGGATGAGCTGAAGACCCCTGACTTTATCCGTCGGGTCAAGGAAGCCGCAGCCGAGCTGAAGATCAACCCGGATATGCTGAAGCGGCCGCTCAATGTCGGCTTCTCCGGCGGTGAGAAGAAGCGCGCCGAGATCTTGCAGATGGCGCTGCTCGCGCCGAACCTCTGCATTCTCGACGAAACCGATTCGGGCCTTGATATCGATGCCCTGAAGATCGTGTCGGATGGCGTCAACGCTCTTCGTTCGCCCGATCGGGCCGTGATCGTCATCACCCACTACCAGCGCCTGCTGGAATACATCGTGCCGGATACGGTCCACGTCCTCTACAAGGGGCAGGTGATCAAGACCGGCGACAAGTCGCTGGCGCTTGATCTGGAAGCCAACGGCTATGCCGATATCATCGGCGCGGCGGCTTGA
- the sufB gene encoding Fe-S cluster assembly protein SufB codes for MAAVQETIDQVKLIDVDQYKYGFESMIEMDKAPNGLSEEIIRFISAKKDEPDWMLEWRLEAYRRWLTLTEPDWARVNYPKIDFNAISYYAAPKSTPGPTSIDDVDPEILKIYEKLGIPLREQELLAGVKTSKIAVDAVFDSVSVVTTFKEELKKAGVIFMSISEAIREHPDLVKKYLGTVVPTTDNYYATLNSAVFTDGSFVFVPKGVRCPMELSTYFRINEKGTGQFERTLIIAEEGAYVSYLEGCTAPQRDENQLHAAVVELVALDDAEIKYSTVQNWYPGDKDGKGGIYNFVTKRGDCRGDRSKISWTQVETGSAITWKYPSCILRGDDSRGEFYSIAVSNGHQQIDSGTKMIHLGKNTSSRIISKGIAAGVSQNTYRGQVSAHRKATNARNFTQCDSLLIGDRCGAHTVPYIEAKNSTAQFEHEATTSKISEDQLFYCLQRGIPEEAAIALIVNGFVKEVIQELPMEFAVEAQKLIGISLEGSVG; via the coding sequence TGTCCGAAGAGATCATCCGGTTCATTTCCGCGAAGAAGGACGAGCCCGACTGGATGCTCGAATGGCGTCTGGAGGCTTATCGCCGCTGGCTCACGCTGACCGAGCCGGACTGGGCGCGCGTCAACTATCCGAAGATCGATTTCAACGCGATCTCCTACTATGCCGCGCCGAAGAGCACGCCCGGCCCGACCTCCATCGATGATGTCGATCCGGAAATTCTCAAGATCTATGAGAAGCTCGGCATTCCCCTGCGCGAGCAGGAATTGCTGGCTGGTGTGAAGACCTCGAAGATCGCGGTCGATGCCGTGTTCGATTCGGTCTCTGTCGTCACGACCTTCAAGGAAGAGCTGAAGAAGGCCGGCGTGATTTTCATGTCGATTTCGGAAGCCATCCGCGAGCATCCCGATCTCGTGAAGAAATATCTCGGCACCGTGGTGCCGACGACCGACAATTACTATGCGACACTGAATTCGGCCGTCTTCACAGATGGCTCCTTCGTGTTCGTTCCCAAGGGCGTTCGCTGCCCGATGGAACTGTCCACCTATTTCCGTATCAACGAGAAGGGCACCGGTCAGTTCGAACGCACGCTGATCATCGCGGAAGAGGGCGCCTACGTCTCCTACCTCGAGGGCTGCACGGCACCCCAGCGCGACGAGAACCAGCTTCATGCGGCGGTGGTCGAACTCGTGGCGCTCGACGATGCCGAAATCAAGTATTCGACGGTGCAGAACTGGTATCCGGGCGACAAGGACGGCAAGGGCGGCATCTACAACTTCGTCACCAAGCGCGGCGATTGCCGCGGCGACCGGTCGAAGATTTCGTGGACGCAGGTGGAAACCGGCTCTGCGATCACGTGGAAGTACCCCTCCTGCATTCTGCGCGGCGACGACAGCCGCGGCGAGTTCTATTCGATCGCGGTGTCGAACGGCCATCAGCAGATCGACAGTGGCACGAAGATGATCCATCTCGGCAAGAACACCTCGAGCCGCATCATCTCCAAGGGCATCGCCGCGGGTGTCAGCCAAAACACCTATCGCGGTCAGGTTTCTGCCCACCGCAAGGCAACGAACGCGCGCAACTTCACCCAGTGCGATTCGCTGCTGATCGGCGATCGCTGCGGCGCGCACACCGTACCCTACATCGAGGCGAAGAACTCGACGGCCCAGTTCGAGCACGAGGCGACGACCTCCAAGATCTCCGAGGACCAGCTGTTCTACTGCCTTCAGCGCGGCATCCCGGAAGAAGCCGCGATCGCCCTGATCGTCAACGGCTTCGTCAAGGAGGTCATCCAGGAACTGCCAATGGAATTCGCGGTCGAAGCGCAGAAGCTGATCGGGATTTCGCTGGAAGGGTCTGTGGGCTGA